From the Cryptomeria japonica chromosome 2, Sugi_1.0, whole genome shotgun sequence genome, one window contains:
- the LOC131061972 gene encoding NAD(P)H-quinone oxidoreductase subunit J, chloroplastic-like codes for MSNPYTDTLTINSNQMQGRLSAWLAKHKLAHRPLGFDYQGTEILQIKVEDWVSIAVALYVYGFNYLRSQCAYDVAPGGSLASVYHLTKINDNADQPEEVCIKVFVPREDPRIPSVLRIWKGANFQERESYDMLGIFYESHPCLKRILMPESWIGWPLCKDYIAPDFYEIQDSH; via the coding sequence ATGTCAAATCCTTATACAGATACTTTGACAATAAATAGTAATCAAATGCAAGGTCGATTATCTGCTTGGCTAGCCAAGCATAAGTTAGCTCATAGACCTTTGGGTTTTGATTACCAAGGCACAGAAATATTACAGATCAAAGTCGAGGATTGGGTCTCTATAGCCGTTGCTCTATATGTTTATGGTTTTAATTATCTTCGTTCTCAGTGTGCTTATGATGTAGCACCAGGGGGTTCCTTAGCTAGTGTATATCATCTTACGAAAATAAACGATAATGCAGATCAACCCGAAGAGGTGTGTATAAAAGTATTTGTCCCAAGGGAAGATCCCAGAATCCCGTCTGTTCTACGTATTTGGAAAGGTGCTAATTTCCAGGAACGGGAATCTTATGATATGTTGGGAATATTTTATGAAAGTCATCCATGTCTAAAACGTATATTGATGCCAGAAAGTTGGATTGGGTGGCCTTTATGCAAAGACTATATTGCACCTGATTTTTATGAAATACAAGATTCTCATtga